Proteins co-encoded in one Pseudopipra pipra isolate bDixPip1 chromosome 12, bDixPip1.hap1, whole genome shotgun sequence genomic window:
- the AFG2B gene encoding ATPase family gene 2 protein homolog B — protein MEPAALKLLPPDPGDEGTQRCRLGPAALSLLGARLGAPLRISLPGGCCVCTAWPRHDLADGFLQADLTCGTAGLAPPALRGLSLDVRQLEPLPHRRLGKAAVRVVLRSAALKKSTPRAVLQETIRELLRNVYVLPRYVVTVAPSPENPVVYVEILSADSLVEEAGLITPQTSIKIKEVITLEWYRHLSEGIAKTSVAGLDDVGKSLKEMIDLPLRFPKTFKNLGLSVPNGVLLIGPPGVGKTLMVKAVAEEVGAFLFGVSGPALHGSRPGEGEENLRRVFEKGREMSQEGPTILFFDEIDSLCPKRGSSSNAPEDRIVAQLLTLLDGVRSEGKMVIVAATNRPDALDPALRRPGRFDREVIIGTPTVTQRRSILQLLTSNMPICADVDLAQLAELSPGYVGADLTALCREAVMQAVSHSSLESTETETTINMGDFQEAFKKIQPSSFRSAVGLTECKPVTWEQIGGLEDVKLKLKQSIEWPMKFPQAFARMGLSHPKGILLYGPSGCAKTTLVRAVATSCHCSFLSVSGADLFSPYVGDSEKILSQVFRQARANTPAIIFLDEIDTLLGCRSHGRTGPGVSQRVLSVLLNELDGVGLKVTERRGSKLQLEGQCQEQSDDEERKLEFQETLNKDFLVVAATNRPDMLDDALLRPGRLDKMIYIPPPDLKGRLSILKICTEKIPLDTDVSLQDVAALTDLFSGADIENLCKEAALLALQENGLEATAVKHEHFVKSLKTVKPSLNRKDLEFYEKFYNQELAS, from the exons ATGGAGCCGGCGGCCTTGAAGCTGCTTCCACCGGACCCGGGAGATGAGGGCACGCAGCGCTGCCGGCTGGGACCTGCCGCGCTGTCCTTGCTGGGGGCCCGGCTCGGCGCCCCGCTGAGGATCTCGCTGCCCGGCGGGTGCTGTGTGTGCACGGCGTGGCCCCGGCACGACCTGGCCGACGGGTTCCTGCAGGCCGACCTGACCTGCGGCACCGCGGGCCTGGCCCCGCCGGCCCTGCGCGGGCTCTCGCTGGATGTGCGGCAGCTGGAGCCGCTGCCCCACCGGCGGCTGGGGAAGGCGGCGGTCAGGGTGGTCCTCAGGAGCGCCGCGCTGAAAAAGTCGACTCCCAGAGCGGTGTTGCAGGAGACGATCAGAGAACTGTTGAGAAATGTTTATGTTTTGCCTCGTTACGTTGTTACTGTTGCCCCAAGTCCCGAAAATCCCGTGGTGTATGTTGAAATACTGTCTGCAGACTCTTTGGTGGAGGAAGCTGGATTGATAACCCCCCAAACAAGCATAAAAATTAAGGAGGTGATCACTTTAGAGTGGTACAGACATTTGTCAGAAGGCATTGCAAAAACTTCAGTTGCAGGACTAGATGATGTGGGAAAGTCTTTGAAAGAAATGATTGATCTGCCTTTGCGCTTTCCAAAAACTTTTAAGAACCTGGGGCTTTCTGTCCCTAATGGAGTGCTGTTAATTGGGCCCCCAGGTGTAGGGAAAACTCTTATGGTAAAGGCAGTAGCAGAAGAGGTGGGTGCATTTCTGTTTGGCGTCAGTGGCCCAGCCCTCCATGGCTCAAGGCCAGGAGAAGGTGAAGAGAATTTGAGGAGAGTCTttgaaaaaggcagagaaatgtCCCAGGAAGGCCCAACCATTCTCTTCTTTGATGAAATTGATTCTTTGTGCCCGAAGCGAGGAAGTTCAAGCAATGCTCCCGAAGATCGGATTGTTGCTCAGCTGCTGACGCTCCTGGATGGTGTAAGGAGCGAGGGTAAGATGGTCATTGTGGCAGCAACAAACAGGCCAGATGCCTTAGACCCTGCACTCAGAAGACCTGGCAGATTTGACAGAGAG GTTATTATTGGGACCCCAACAGTCACACAAAGAAGATCCATCCTGCAGTTGCTTACGTCCAATATGCCCATTTGTGCGGACGTTGATTTGgctcagctggcagagctgagccctgggTATGTGGGAGCTGACCTCACAGCACTCTGCAGGGAAGCTGTGATGCAGGCTGTGTCCCACAGCTCCTTG gagtCAACTGAAACTGAAACCACGATTAACATGGGAGATTTCcaagaagcttttaaaaaaattcaaccaTCCTCTTTTCGAAGTGCAGTTGGACTAACAGAGTGTAAACCTGTGACTTGGGAGCAAATTGGTGGTCTTGAAGATGTAAAATTAAAGTTAAAACAG AGTATTGAGTGGCCTATGAAGTTTCCTCAGGCATTTGCTCGGATGGGCCTGTCCCATCCCAAGGGAATCCTTCTCTATGGACCTTCTGGCTGTGCCAAAACCAcgctggtgagggctgtggcCACCAGCTGTCACTGTTCCTTTCTCTCTGTAAGTGGTGCTGACTTGTTCTCACCTTATGTTGGAGACTCAGAGAAGATTTTGTCTCAG gtttttcGGCAAGCAAGAGCAAACACTCCAGCAATAATATTCCTGGATGAGATTGACACTCTCCTGGGGTGTCGGTCACACGGCAGGACTGGCCCGGGGGTCTCACAGCGGGTTCTGTCTGTTCTCCTCAACGAGTTGGATGGTGTTGGGCTCAAAGTTACAGAAAGAAGAGGAAGCAAATTACAGCTTGAGGGGCAGTGCCAAGAACAAAGTGATgatgaggaaagaaag CTAGAGTTTCAGGAAACTTTGAACAAAGATTTCTTGGTAGTTGCTGCAACAAATAGACCAGATATGTTGGATGATGCCTTATTGCGTCCTGGAAGGTTGGACAAGATGATCTATATTCCACCTCCAGATCTGAAG GGAAGACTTTCCATTTTGAAAATCTGCACTGAAAAAATTCCATTGGATACTGATGTGTCACTACAAGATGTGGCAGCCCTAACAGACCTCTTCTCTGGAGCTGATATTGAAAATCTGTGCAAGGAG gctGCTTTGTTGGCTTTGCAAGAGAATGGACTTGAAGCAACTGCTGTAAAACATGAGCATTTTGTGAAATCATTGAAGACTGTAAAACCATCCTTAAACAGAAAAGACTTGGaattttatgaaaaattttATAATCAAGAATTAGCCTCTTGA